In Vibrio diazotrophicus, the following proteins share a genomic window:
- the recG gene encoding ATP-dependent DNA helicase RecG, with amino-acid sequence MSQLLSAIPLTSLSGVGAKVAEKLEKVGLTTVQDLLFHLPLRYEDRTRIYPIVKLHPGLWAAVQGKVMAVDTTFGRRKMLTVKISDGNGTLTLRFFNFTAGIKNNFTEGKLVHAYGEIKRGNTGLEIIHPEYKFYFPEQKPDVEANLTPVYPTTEGLRQLTLRNLTDQALSLLDKAAVQELLPSGLYDHQITLAQALHTIHRPPSDIDLSLFDDGRHPAQIRLIMEELLAQNLSMLAVRSKGQQDVALPLKASDTLKNQLLEQLPFSPTNAQTRVVNEIEADLAKPHPMMRLVQGDVGSGKTLVAALAAARAIENGYQVALMAPTELLAEQHAINFSQWFEAMGIKVGWLAGKLKGKAKEAELARIASGEVKMVVGTHALFQEHVVFDHLALVIIDEQHRFGVHQRLELREKGAKQGAYPHQLIMTATPIPRTLAMTAYADLETSIIDELPPGRTPIQTVAIPDTKRGDIVERVRNACLNEGKQAYWVCTLIDESEVLEAQAAADTAEELQRKLPNVKIGLVHGRMRPAEKQQVMQAFKNNELHLLVATTVIEVGVDVPNSSLMIIENPERLGLAQLHQLRGRVGRGSVASHCVLLYHAPLSKTAQKRLGVLRESNDGFVIAQRDLEIRGPGELLGTKQTGLADFKIADLVRDQRLIPEVQRIARHIHDNYPTNATAIIDRWLGERDVYAKA; translated from the coding sequence ATGTCCCAGCTTTTATCTGCAATTCCATTAACCTCACTTTCCGGAGTGGGCGCAAAAGTGGCCGAAAAACTGGAGAAAGTTGGGCTTACTACAGTACAAGATTTACTGTTCCACCTGCCGCTACGTTATGAAGATCGCACTCGAATCTACCCGATTGTAAAACTGCACCCAGGCCTTTGGGCAGCGGTGCAAGGTAAAGTGATGGCGGTCGATACCACCTTCGGCCGTCGCAAAATGCTGACTGTAAAAATAAGCGACGGAAACGGCACACTTACTCTGCGCTTCTTCAACTTTACCGCTGGGATAAAAAACAACTTTACCGAAGGTAAGTTAGTACACGCTTACGGCGAAATAAAGCGTGGCAATACAGGGTTGGAAATCATCCATCCTGAATATAAGTTTTACTTTCCAGAACAGAAACCCGATGTCGAAGCCAATCTAACTCCGGTCTACCCAACCACTGAAGGTCTGCGTCAGCTCACTCTGCGCAACCTGACTGATCAGGCGCTATCTCTACTTGATAAGGCAGCAGTGCAAGAACTGCTTCCATCCGGTTTATACGATCATCAAATAACTCTGGCGCAAGCGCTGCATACCATTCATCGCCCGCCATCGGATATCGATTTAAGTCTTTTTGATGATGGTCGCCATCCAGCGCAGATTCGTTTAATTATGGAAGAACTACTGGCACAGAACCTTTCAATGTTGGCAGTTCGCAGTAAAGGACAGCAAGATGTTGCCCTTCCTCTTAAAGCCTCTGACACGCTGAAAAATCAATTGCTGGAACAATTACCTTTTTCACCAACCAATGCCCAGACTCGCGTGGTTAACGAGATAGAAGCAGACCTTGCGAAACCTCACCCAATGATGCGTTTAGTCCAAGGGGATGTAGGTTCAGGTAAAACACTGGTTGCGGCACTGGCAGCAGCAAGAGCGATTGAAAACGGCTACCAAGTCGCTTTGATGGCACCAACAGAGTTGCTCGCAGAGCAGCACGCCATTAATTTCAGCCAGTGGTTTGAAGCTATGGGTATCAAGGTTGGCTGGTTAGCAGGCAAACTCAAAGGCAAAGCCAAAGAAGCCGAGCTCGCGCGTATTGCCAGTGGCGAAGTAAAAATGGTAGTGGGTACTCACGCACTGTTTCAAGAGCACGTGGTATTCGATCATTTAGCCTTGGTGATTATCGATGAGCAGCACCGTTTTGGTGTCCACCAGCGTTTGGAACTACGCGAAAAAGGCGCTAAACAAGGCGCGTATCCGCATCAATTGATCATGACAGCAACCCCTATTCCTCGAACGCTGGCGATGACAGCGTATGCGGATTTGGAAACCTCAATTATCGATGAACTTCCTCCGGGCAGAACACCGATTCAAACCGTCGCAATTCCGGATACCAAACGCGGTGATATCGTTGAACGAGTACGTAATGCTTGTCTGAATGAAGGTAAGCAAGCTTATTGGGTATGTACTCTGATTGATGAATCAGAAGTCTTGGAGGCGCAAGCCGCAGCAGACACTGCGGAAGAGCTGCAACGCAAACTGCCTAATGTCAAAATCGGTTTAGTTCACGGCAGAATGAGACCTGCCGAGAAGCAACAGGTCATGCAGGCATTCAAAAATAATGAGCTGCATCTTCTGGTCGCCACCACTGTGATTGAAGTGGGTGTTGATGTTCCCAACTCAAGCTTGATGATCATCGAAAACCCAGAGAGACTTGGTTTAGCCCAGCTCCACCAGCTGCGTGGTCGTGTTGGCCGAGGCTCTGTTGCCAGTCATTGTGTACTTCTGTACCACGCGCCACTTTCAAAAACAGCGCAAAAACGCCTAGGTGTACTGCGCGAAAGTAACGATGGATTTGTTATCGCGCAACGAGATTTGGAAATTCGTGGTCCCGGTGAACTACTCGGTACCAAGCAAACCGGTTTGGCTGACTTCAAAATTGCAGATTTAGTGCGAGATCAACGCTTAATTCCAGAAGTTCAGCGCATAGCTCGTCATATTCACGATAACTACCCAACAAACGCAACCGCAATTATTGATCGTTGGCTTGGCGAACGAGACGTTTACGCGAAAGCTTAA
- the trmH gene encoding tRNA (guanosine(18)-2'-O)-methyltransferase TrmH gives MNLERYTRIQEVLKARQPDLTVCLEEVHKPNNVSAVIRTADAIGLHKIHAVWPSKQMRTLGHTSAGARNWVEVDTHDNIQDAVKALKAQNMQVLVTNLSETAIDFREIDYTKPTAIIVGSEKVGISKQALELADQDIVIPMVGMVQSLNVSVASALILYEAQRQRQAAGMYQQEKSPLPEETIHRILFERGHPVLAKVAKRKKLPYPPLDDEGQIVANESWWKAMQSK, from the coding sequence ATGAACTTAGAACGTTACACTCGAATTCAAGAAGTGCTCAAAGCACGCCAACCTGATCTGACCGTATGTTTAGAAGAAGTACACAAGCCGAATAACGTCTCCGCGGTCATTCGTACTGCCGATGCAATTGGATTGCACAAAATCCATGCGGTTTGGCCGAGCAAACAAATGCGTACTCTTGGTCATACCTCAGCAGGCGCTCGTAACTGGGTCGAAGTGGACACTCATGACAATATTCAAGATGCAGTAAAAGCGCTAAAAGCACAGAACATGCAGGTATTAGTCACCAACCTTTCAGAAACTGCCATAGACTTTCGTGAAATTGACTACACCAAACCGACAGCAATTATCGTGGGTAGTGAAAAAGTGGGTATATCAAAGCAAGCTCTTGAGCTGGCCGATCAAGACATCGTTATCCCTATGGTTGGAATGGTGCAATCACTCAATGTTTCTGTTGCTAGCGCACTGATTCTGTATGAAGCACAACGTCAACGCCAAGCTGCGGGCATGTATCAGCAAGAAAAAAGCCCGCTTCCTGAAGAAACCATTCACCGAATTCTATTTGAACGTGGCCACCCTGTATTAGCCAAAGTGGCTAAACGCAAAAAGCTGCCTTACCCACCTCTGGATGACGAAGGTCAAATTGTTGCGAATGAATCTTGGTGGAAAGCGATGCAGAGCAAATAA
- the spoT gene encoding bifunctional GTP diphosphokinase/guanosine-3',5'-bis pyrophosphate 3'-pyrophosphohydrolase, which produces MYLFDSLKDVAQEYLTEPQLEALRQSYIVARDAHEGQTRSSGEPYIIHPVAVARILAEMRLDLETLQAALLHDVIEDCDVTKEDLEAQFGQAVAELVDGVSKLDKLKFRDRKEAQAENFRKMVLAMVQDIRVILIKLSDRTHNMRTLGALRPDKKRRIARETLEIYAPLAHRLGIHNIKTELEELGFEALYPNRYRVLKEVVKAARGNRKEMIQRIHSEIEGRLQEVGLPARVFGREKNLFSIYNKMKTKEQRFHTIMDIYAFRVVVDSADTCYRALGQVHSLYKPRPGRMKDYIAVPKANGYQSLHTSMVGPHGVPVEVQIRTEDMDQMADKGVAAHWSYKANGDRTGTTAQIKAQRWMQSLLELQQSAGNSFEFIENVKSDLFPDEIYVFTPKGRIVELPVGATAVDFAYAVHTDVGNTCVGTRVDRNPYPLSKPLKNGQTVEIISAPGARPNAAWLNYVVTSRARTKIRQVLKTMRREESVSLGRRLLNHALGEESITTISQESIQHVLSDLKLSSVDDLLAAIGLGELMSIVIARRLLGNADELTEVESKDGQPKKKLPIRGAEGILLTFANCCHPIPDDHIIAHVSPGRGLVVHRETCPNVRGHQKEPDKYMAVEWTKDYDQDFITELKVDMQNRQGALAELTNVISKTGSNIHGLSTEERDGRLYTVTVVLTTKDRVHLAGIMKKIRAMPNAPKVRRRRH; this is translated from the coding sequence TTGTATCTATTCGATAGCCTCAAAGACGTTGCCCAGGAATATCTCACAGAGCCTCAACTTGAGGCTCTGCGCCAATCTTATATAGTGGCAAGAGATGCCCACGAAGGGCAAACCCGCTCAAGCGGCGAACCTTATATTATCCATCCAGTGGCAGTAGCTCGAATTCTGGCTGAAATGCGCTTGGATTTGGAAACACTACAAGCAGCCCTCCTTCACGACGTTATCGAAGACTGTGATGTCACCAAAGAAGATTTAGAAGCTCAATTTGGTCAAGCCGTAGCTGAACTGGTTGACGGTGTATCTAAGCTCGACAAACTAAAGTTCCGCGATCGCAAAGAAGCTCAAGCAGAGAACTTCCGCAAAATGGTTCTTGCTATGGTGCAAGACATCCGCGTGATTCTTATTAAGCTCTCCGACCGCACGCATAACATGCGCACGCTAGGCGCTCTTCGTCCGGATAAAAAACGTCGAATTGCCCGAGAAACCCTAGAGATTTACGCACCACTCGCCCACCGTTTAGGTATTCACAACATAAAAACTGAGTTAGAAGAACTGGGTTTTGAAGCGTTATATCCAAACCGTTATCGGGTTCTGAAAGAAGTCGTAAAAGCGGCACGTGGTAACCGTAAAGAGATGATCCAACGTATTCACAGTGAGATCGAAGGCCGCTTACAAGAAGTTGGCTTACCGGCTCGTGTGTTTGGTCGTGAGAAAAACCTCTTCTCCATCTACAACAAGATGAAGACCAAAGAGCAGCGTTTCCACACCATTATGGATATCTATGCGTTTCGTGTTGTGGTTGATAGCGCTGACACCTGTTACCGAGCACTCGGCCAAGTACACAGCTTGTATAAACCACGTCCGGGTCGCATGAAAGACTATATTGCGGTTCCGAAAGCGAATGGCTATCAGTCTCTGCATACCTCGATGGTCGGTCCACACGGCGTTCCGGTTGAAGTTCAGATTCGAACCGAAGACATGGATCAAATGGCAGACAAAGGTGTGGCAGCACACTGGTCATATAAAGCCAATGGTGACCGCACTGGCACCACTGCACAGATTAAAGCTCAGCGCTGGATGCAAAGCTTACTTGAGCTACAACAAAGCGCAGGTAACTCGTTCGAATTTATCGAAAACGTTAAGTCTGATCTCTTCCCTGATGAGATTTACGTCTTCACTCCTAAAGGTCGTATCGTTGAACTGCCTGTTGGCGCAACCGCGGTAGACTTCGCGTATGCGGTACATACCGACGTGGGTAACACCTGTGTGGGTACTCGCGTTGACCGCAATCCGTACCCATTAAGCAAGCCTCTGAAAAACGGACAAACTGTTGAAATTATCAGTGCTCCGGGTGCGCGTCCAAATGCAGCCTGGCTTAACTACGTAGTGACTTCACGTGCTCGTACTAAGATCCGTCAGGTTCTGAAAACCATGCGTCGTGAAGAATCGGTCAGCTTGGGTCGTCGCCTGCTTAATCATGCCTTGGGTGAAGAGTCAATCACTACTATCAGCCAAGAGAGCATTCAGCATGTTCTCAGCGATCTGAAACTTTCCAGCGTTGATGATTTGTTAGCCGCGATTGGTCTTGGCGAACTGATGAGTATCGTGATTGCCCGTCGTCTGCTAGGCAATGCTGATGAATTAACAGAAGTAGAAAGCAAAGACGGTCAACCTAAGAAGAAACTGCCTATCCGAGGTGCAGAGGGTATTCTGTTAACCTTCGCTAACTGTTGTCACCCTATTCCGGATGACCACATTATTGCGCACGTTTCTCCGGGGCGTGGACTTGTCGTGCACCGTGAAACCTGTCCTAACGTACGCGGGCATCAGAAAGAGCCTGATAAGTACATGGCAGTGGAATGGACCAAAGATTACGATCAGGACTTCATCACTGAACTGAAAGTCGATATGCAAAACCGCCAAGGCGCGCTAGCTGAATTGACCAATGTAATTTCCAAGACAGGCTCCAATATTCATGGTCTGTCGACAGAAGAACGTGATGGTCGTCTGTACACAGTAACTGTGGTACTTACCACCAAAGATCGTGTTCATCTTGCTGGCATTATGAAGAAAATTCGTGCAATGCCAAACGCACCGAAGGTGAGACGCAGAAGGCACTAA
- the rpoZ gene encoding DNA-directed RNA polymerase subunit omega, translating to MARVTVQDAVEKVGNRFDLVLIAARRARQMQTGGKDSLVPEENDKPTVIALREIEEGLITKDVLDARERQEQQEQEAAELAAVSSIVHNR from the coding sequence ATGGCACGCGTAACTGTTCAAGACGCTGTTGAAAAAGTTGGCAACCGTTTCGACCTAGTTCTGATTGCGGCTCGCCGCGCTCGTCAAATGCAAACTGGTGGTAAAGATTCACTTGTGCCTGAAGAGAACGATAAGCCAACGGTTATCGCTCTTCGTGAAATCGAAGAAGGTCTTATCACTAAAGACGTACTTGACGCTCGTGAGCGTCAAGAGCAGCAAGAGCAAGAAGCAGCTGAATTAGCAGCAGTGAGCAGCATTGTTCACAACCGTTAA
- the gmk gene encoding guanylate kinase, protein MGKGTLYIVSAPSGAGKSSLIAEMLEHNPAYAMKVSVSHTTRGMRPGEQDGVHYHFVQKEHFEALIEKGEFLEYAEVFGNYYGTSRVWIEETLNKGIDVFLDIDWQGARQIREQMPKAKSVFILPPSNGELERRLNARGQDSEAVIAKRMAEAKSEISHYHEYDYIIINDDFDTALTDFRAIIRAERLKQDKQAEKYKGMLKALLAE, encoded by the coding sequence ATGGGCAAAGGTACTCTGTATATTGTCTCTGCACCAAGCGGCGCAGGTAAATCAAGCTTGATCGCAGAAATGTTGGAACACAATCCAGCCTATGCGATGAAAGTATCCGTGTCGCACACTACTCGTGGTATGCGTCCGGGTGAGCAAGATGGTGTTCACTACCATTTTGTGCAGAAGGAACACTTTGAAGCGTTGATCGAAAAAGGCGAATTTCTGGAATACGCAGAAGTCTTTGGTAACTACTACGGTACTTCACGTGTCTGGATTGAAGAGACCCTTAATAAAGGTATTGATGTCTTCTTAGATATCGACTGGCAAGGTGCTCGCCAAATCCGTGAGCAAATGCCAAAAGCGAAGAGTGTCTTTATTCTTCCGCCTTCAAACGGCGAGTTAGAACGTCGTTTGAATGCACGTGGCCAAGACAGCGAAGCTGTTATTGCTAAGCGTATGGCAGAAGCTAAATCTGAAATTTCTCACTACCACGAATACGACTACATCATCATCAATGATGACTTCGATACCGCCCTAACCGATTTTAGAGCGATCATTCGTGCAGAGCGATTAAAGCAAGATAAGCAAGCTGAAAAATACAAAGGTATGCTTAAAGCACTACTCGCAGAGTAA